A window of Sedimentibacter sp. MB31-C6 genomic DNA:
TAAACATTTAATATTTTCATGAGTTTCACTGATAAATCCCTTTTCTTCTGCTGAAAATACTTTTTCATAAACGGGAAGAGGCATTTTTCTATTAGAAGTTAATACAGCAGCTTCGATTGTTTGGTACCCCTTTACTATTTTACCGGTACTACCGTCACGTACGTCAGCTAAAGCTTCTAACTTTTTACTGCATGGTTTTGCTATGTCTGAATTATCAACGACAATTACAGAATAATCATCTTTAATATTTTGTTTAACTATATCAACATAATTTTCCATAACCTGATCACCATCATCAAAATCATGAAGATTTCTTGACAAACGTTCAATAGTTTTTTTAAGAGTTATAGATTCTTTTAAAGAACGTGCAATTTCACTTAAATGAGTTTTATTTCCTTCGAGTAAACCGTAAATCATCTGTGTTAAGAACTTTATTTTAGGACGTTTTAAACCAGTAGAAATTTTATTTGAAAAATTTGAAATATCCCGTTTTAATTCATAAGCTAATCTGTTATAATTAATCATGCAAGAATGCTCCTTTGTTTAGTTTTTGGTTGCACATTAATTATAACATATAGGTGAGCATTTTTGCATTTTTTATTGTAAAATCAACAAATCTGTGTTTAACATTTTATTTTTTTTCTTAAATTGTGGATAACTAATATTATTTTCATTCTTTTATTTTAATCATGGTCTTGAAAAAATGGGGAAACTTAAATGATTACGTATACCCTAAAGTGATAAAAATACAAACATAGAAAGTAAAAGTACAGATTGAGGTTAAAGGAGCAGTTCTATAGTGTCTTTTTATGTAGGATATTGTGGACAAGGATAACGTTTATTGATATACTATATGAGGTACTTAATTTTACTTTAATTATTAATGGAGATAAAGATGGATAATGTAAAGAGTATAAACTCATTAATGGCGTATATGAGAGACAAACATAATATTGCTATAAATGGAAGCTCACAAAAAATTAAACTTAAGAATATAGGGTATTACCATGGATATAAAGGGTATCGATATATTACAAATCCATCAAACAGAATACCATACACCGATTTTAATGAGATATTGGCGATTAACAACTTTGACATGAAACTAAAAGCTAATATATATTCTCAGATAATGTTTATTGAAACAGCGTTAAAAAATTATGTATTGGAAGTGGTATTAGATAAATCAAACAGCAGTAGTTTTAATACTATCTATAATAAATTATTAACGGATTATAAAAGCTACAGTGTTGGATCTAATAATTATAAAGATTCTTTATCTCGTAGACTTAGACTGCAAGATAAAATTTACAGCACCTTAACAAAAAGCTATAGTAATGACAAAAAAGTTGTTGTCCATTTTTACAATAAGGATGCGAATGTACCAATATGGGCAATTTTTGAAGTTTTAAGTCTCGGAGAGTTCGGATCATTTGTTTCTTGCTTAGATAGAAGTGTTAAAAAACAAATATCTATGAACTTAGGACTAAACCAAGCGTGTGACTCTAATGGTAAGCTAACCCAATCAATAATATATACATTAAAAGACCTAAGAAACTCTGTAGCTCATAATGACGTTATTTTTGACACTAGATTTAAGAGTGGTTATATAAACGGTTCTCTTACTTCATGCGTGCAACAATCTACAGGAATAACTAATATTACTTTTGACAGTATTGTCGACTATATTATTTTAATTTCATATATGTTGAAGATATTAAATGTGTCTAAAACTGAAATAAACAATTTTATAAATGAGTTTGTTAATTCGGTTGAAAACCTAAGAAAACTAATTCCGATAAATATATACAATAGAATCATTCATACAGATACTAGAAACAAGATAATTGCTTTAAAGCAATATATTAAGTTATAAAAAGCAAAAAATTATTGCATATTTTAATTTATGTGGTATACTATATATAGTGAATAGCGGTGAATGTCTTCGGACATCACTTAAGGGAGTCGGATGCGTCCGGCTTTCTTTTTTTATAGGCTATGTAAATGTTATTCTTATTCAATGCAATTACAAACTATTCTGTAGGACAATAAACCAGGTGTAAACGAAAAAGCAACAAATACTATATTACTATCCTTTATCTTTGTTAATATAACGTCTTTTCCCCACAGTGTTCTTCCCATACTCAATCGCTTGTTTCGGACAGCGATGAATACATTTAAGACAGTGTTGGCACTTGTTCTTTATCCATTGTGGTTTTCCATCTATTAAATGGATTGCTTGATCTGGACATCCAATTTCACAAAGCTTGCAAGATATACATTTATCAGTTGTATAAAATAGCTTTGTTCTTCTTTGTTTTTCATATAATGTTTTAAATATCTTACCAAGTGGCATTAAGTAAAAAGGACTATGATAAGTTGAAATAGAGGACTTAATTTGTGATGCTATTGATTCTAATTCAACATCCGCTTTTTCTAATTTATCGCACACTGTTTTATCATCATCTAATTTATGCCAAACAATATAGTTTGTTTGCATAGGAAGTTGATAAACTAACGAATTTGCTGGATGAACTAGGTTTTTCACATCTCTATCGGCTGTTCCAATATAACCACCACATGTAAAAACAACAATCACTTCTTCATTATAAACCCAAGAATTTCTGTCAAAAAGATTCCGCACTATAATTGGTAAGGTCCAAAAATATAAAGGGATTACAAAAATCATCTTAGAATTCTTTTCTATTTCTGTATTATGATTAATTTCTATAGTTATTTCATTTAACAATTCTGCCAAACGCATTGCTATATGTTCACTGTTCCCTGTAGAACTAAACCAATAAATCATTATTGTAGTTCACCTCACATAAATTAGTATATTTTGATATTTATTTTATATTTAATTTAATTATATATTACAATTCCACAAATCAAAAGAAATATATGCTCATAATCCATAGAATTTTAAAAGTATATTATATAATAGTATGCAAGGTGGTGGTGTTATGAATTATAATAATGTTGTTATATAAAAGATTGACATCCTTGTAAATTCAAAATGGTATATCCACAAAAGACATGTTATATAAAGGGAGTTTATTAAATTATGGAGATTAAATTCGAAACATCTAAAACATGTTGCTTCACTGGACACAGACCGCAAAATTTACCTTTTTGGTATAATGAGAATAGTATCAATTATTTGAAAATGAAAAATATTCTTAAGAAATCAATTGTGCAGTTAATTAAAACTTATGATGTTAATCATTTTATTAGTGGTATGGCACTGGGAGTTGATCAATATGCTGCTGAAATTGTTTTAGAACTAAAGAAACAATATCCACAGATAACCTTAGAATGTGCAATACCTTGTGAAACTCAAGCAATAAAATGGACAGAAACTCAACGTGACAGATACTTTTCTATTATTGAACATTGTGATAAAGAGACTCTACTTCAAAAGCATTACACTTTTGACTGTATGGAAAAACGCAATGAATATATGGTTAATAGTAGCAGCTTTGTGATTGCAGTATGTAGCGGAAAACCTAGTGGTACTTACAAAACTATTATATTAGCTAAATTTTTAGGTAAATATATTATAGTTATTGACCCGTTTACATTAGAAGTTACTACAATTAATAGCTAATTAGCCTGTTTACATCATTCATATGTTTAAATAAATATTCCTTGGGTAGAATTTAAATATATTTAAATGAGGTAGGATGAATGATGAAAAGATTTTTTATAATACTATTTGTGATGACTATAATTTTGACAGGGTGTAATATGGATAATAATAAAACAGGTTTAAAAGACACAGCTTATAAAAAAATTAGCGCAGAGGAAGCAAAAAATATAATTGACAGTGAAGATGTTATTATATTGGATGTTCGAACACCAGAGGAATACAATGGTGGTCATATTGAAAATGCAGTATTGCTGCCAGTAACAGAAATCCCAGACAAGGCAGAGGAAATTCTTCCTGACAAAGACTCTAAAATACTTGTATATTGCAGAAGCGGAAACAGAAGTGCTACTGCAGCTAAGGATTTAATTAACATGGGTTATACTAATGTATATAATTTTGGGGGAATAATGTCCTGGCCATATGATATTGTAAAATAAATATTGAAAATAAATATAACTACTTTAACTTTTCAGTAACTTTTAAAAAATGGTATGCATATTAAAATTAGCATACCATTTTACATGTTTACTAAACTTATTTTAATATTTCTGTCTAAATCCCTAATAACAGAATCTGAAACAATAATATTATAATTCATATTTACTCCTCAGATCATTTATAACTTTGAATCCGTCTTTTGTTTTTCCTTCTGCTATTTCACTTTCTGCGACTTCTAATTTTTTATATACATTATTCATAAACATAGTCTTCTCATAAGTTTCAATACTCATTATTACCATATCTCCATAACCATTTTTAGTTATAAAAACTGGCTAAACATAAGGGTCTTGTTTTGAAGGTCATTCTACAGATTAAATATCACATGCATTTCTGTATTTTTAATTTATATTTTACAATAAAAATAATGCTATTAACTTAACTTCATATTATGCCATACCAAAAGGTTACTCTAGATCTTGGACATTCATTTTTTCAAGTTCGCTTTTTCTTTTTATATTTTCCCTACAAGCAAAATATATAGCTATTAAAATTATGGTAGGAATATTTGATATTAAAAACACTGGAGTGACCATAGCAAGCATTTCACCAATGCTTGGTTTTACTATATTATCTTCAACTTGTACTTCTTCAATTAACACCCCTTCAGCGGTTTCTGTACTAATTGATGTACTTAATGTTGTAAACATAGATATTGACAGCACAGACATAAATGAAAATATAAAACAAATCAAAGGAATAACTAAACCAAGCCATTTATTTCTTTTTTTTGATAAAAAGATTTGTAACAAGATGATACCTGCTAATATTAGCAAAAATACTATA
This region includes:
- a CDS encoding rhodanese-like domain-containing protein, whose product is MDNNKTGLKDTAYKKISAEEAKNIIDSEDVIILDVRTPEEYNGGHIENAVLLPVTEIPDKAEEILPDKDSKILVYCRSGNRSATAAKDLINMGYTNVYNFGGIMSWPYDIVK
- a CDS encoding Abi family protein — its product is MDNVKSINSLMAYMRDKHNIAINGSSQKIKLKNIGYYHGYKGYRYITNPSNRIPYTDFNEILAINNFDMKLKANIYSQIMFIETALKNYVLEVVLDKSNSSSFNTIYNKLLTDYKSYSVGSNNYKDSLSRRLRLQDKIYSTLTKSYSNDKKVVVHFYNKDANVPIWAIFEVLSLGEFGSFVSCLDRSVKKQISMNLGLNQACDSNGKLTQSIIYTLKDLRNSVAHNDVIFDTRFKSGYINGSLTSCVQQSTGITNITFDSIVDYIILISYMLKILNVSKTEINNFINEFVNSVENLRKLIPINIYNRIIHTDTRNKIIALKQYIKL
- a CDS encoding EFR1 family ferrodoxin (N-terminal region resembles flavodoxins. C-terminal ferrodoxin region binds two 4Fe-4S clusters.), with the translated sequence MIYWFSSTGNSEHIAMRLAELLNEITIEINHNTEIEKNSKMIFVIPLYFWTLPIIVRNLFDRNSWVYNEEVIVVFTCGGYIGTADRDVKNLVHPANSLVYQLPMQTNYIVWHKLDDDKTVCDKLEKADVELESIASQIKSSISTYHSPFYLMPLGKIFKTLYEKQRRTKLFYTTDKCISCKLCEIGCPDQAIHLIDGKPQWIKNKCQHCLKCIHRCPKQAIEYGKNTVGKRRYINKDKG
- a CDS encoding SLOG family protein, translating into MEIKFETSKTCCFTGHRPQNLPFWYNENSINYLKMKNILKKSIVQLIKTYDVNHFISGMALGVDQYAAEIVLELKKQYPQITLECAIPCETQAIKWTETQRDRYFSIIEHCDKETLLQKHYTFDCMEKRNEYMVNSSSFVIAVCSGKPSGTYKTIILAKFLGKYIIVIDPFTLEVTTINS